One Mesorhizobium sp. J428 DNA segment encodes these proteins:
- the hutH gene encoding histidine ammonia-lyase, with protein sequence MITLHPGAVPLSDLETIYRSGAPARLDDAFRPGIAKAAARIAEIAGGGDAVYGVNTGFGKLASVRIPPSDLATLQRNLILSHCCGVGAPLAPDIVRLIMALKLISLGRGASGVRPVVVELIEAMLAKGVIPVIPEKGSVGASGDLAPLAHMTAVMIGEGEAFFAGDRMSGKAALDRAGLAAIVLSAKEGLALINGTQVSTALALAGLFRAHRAANAALITGALSTDAAMGSSAPFVEEIHTLRGHRGQIETAAALRALMAGSEIRDSHLEGDERVQDPYCIRCQPQVDGACLDLLRMAATTLETEANAVTDNPLVLSDGRVVSGGNFHAEPVAFAADQIAIAVCEIGAIAQRRVALLVDPKLSYGLPPFLAKNAGLNSGMMIAEVTSAALMSENKQMAHPASVDSTPTSADQEDHVSMACHGARRLLQMTDNLAGIIGIEAVVAAQGLDFRAPLTTSIELAAAHRTIRCVVPTLEVDRFMAGDLEAGAELVKSGALNASVSARILPGLT encoded by the coding sequence ATGATCACCCTCCACCCCGGCGCGGTTCCCCTCTCCGACCTTGAAACCATCTACCGCAGCGGCGCCCCCGCCCGGCTGGACGACGCCTTCCGCCCCGGTATCGCGAAGGCCGCTGCCCGCATAGCGGAGATCGCGGGCGGCGGGGATGCCGTCTACGGGGTCAATACCGGCTTCGGAAAGCTCGCCTCGGTGCGCATTCCGCCGTCCGACCTCGCGACCCTGCAGCGCAACCTGATCCTGTCGCACTGCTGCGGCGTCGGCGCCCCGCTCGCCCCGGACATCGTCCGGCTGATCATGGCGCTGAAGCTGATCTCGCTCGGCCGCGGCGCATCGGGCGTGCGGCCGGTGGTGGTCGAGCTGATCGAGGCGATGCTGGCCAAGGGCGTGATTCCGGTGATCCCCGAGAAGGGCTCGGTCGGCGCATCCGGCGACCTCGCACCGCTGGCGCATATGACGGCGGTGATGATCGGCGAGGGAGAAGCCTTCTTTGCCGGCGACCGGATGAGCGGCAAGGCCGCGCTTGACAGGGCCGGCCTTGCCGCGATCGTGCTCTCGGCCAAGGAAGGGCTGGCGCTGATCAACGGCACCCAGGTGTCGACAGCACTTGCGCTTGCCGGCCTGTTCCGCGCACATCGCGCGGCCAATGCGGCGCTGATCACCGGCGCGCTGTCCACCGATGCTGCGATGGGCTCGTCCGCGCCTTTCGTCGAGGAAATCCACACGCTGCGCGGCCATCGCGGCCAGATCGAGACGGCAGCGGCGCTGCGCGCGCTGATGGCCGGCTCCGAGATTCGCGACAGCCATCTGGAGGGTGACGAGCGCGTGCAGGATCCCTACTGCATACGCTGCCAGCCGCAGGTCGACGGCGCCTGCCTCGACCTCTTGCGCATGGCCGCGACGACGCTGGAGACCGAGGCGAATGCCGTCACCGACAATCCGCTGGTTCTCTCCGACGGCCGGGTCGTCTCCGGCGGCAATTTCCACGCCGAACCGGTGGCCTTCGCCGCCGACCAGATCGCCATCGCCGTCTGCGAGATCGGCGCGATCGCGCAGCGCCGCGTGGCGCTGCTAGTCGACCCGAAGCTCTCCTACGGCCTGCCGCCCTTCCTGGCCAAGAACGCGGGCCTCAACTCCGGCATGATGATCGCCGAGGTTACATCAGCTGCACTGATGAGCGAGAACAAGCAGATGGCCCATCCGGCCTCCGTCGACTCCACGCCGACCTCCGCCGACCAGGAGGACCACGTGTCGATGGCCTGCCACGGCGCCCGGCGGCTGCTGCAGATGACCGACAATTTAGCCGGCATCATCGGCATCGAAGCGGTGGTGGCAGCGCAGGGACTCGATTTCCGCGCGCCGCTGACGACAAGCATCGAGCTGGCTGCTGCACACCGGACGATCCGCTGCGTCGTGCCGACGCTGGAGGTCGACCGCTTCATGGCCGGCGACCTGGAGGCAGGTGCCGAACTGGTGAAGAGCGGCGCGCTGAATGCGAGCGTCAGCGCGCGCATATTGCCGGGACTGACATGA
- the hutI gene encoding imidazolonepropionase: MSRRLLDNLRIATMAGPHGWGMVDGAIGIEDGRIAFVGAAPAGWQGVEREDFAGRLATPALIDCHTHLVFGGNRAREFEMRLEGASYEEIARAGGGIVSSVTQTRALSEDELVAQALPRLDALLAEGVATVEIKSGYGLTIADELKMLRAARRLGGLRPVRVVTSWLAAHAVPAEYKGRAEAYLDEVALPGLEAAQAEGIVDAVDGFCEGIAFSPAQIARVFDRARALGLPVKLHAEQLSNLGGARLAASYGALSADHLEHLDAAGVAAMAAAGTVAVLLPGAYYFLRETQAPPVKLLREAGVPIALATDCNPGTSPLTSVLTTMNMGCTLFRLTPQEALAGFTRNAARALGLSGDIGTLEPGKRAEIAIWNAAEPAELTYRIGFNPLFRKIA, encoded by the coding sequence ATGAGCCGTCGCCTTCTCGACAATCTGCGCATCGCCACCATGGCCGGGCCGCACGGCTGGGGCATGGTCGACGGCGCGATCGGAATCGAGGACGGGCGGATCGCTTTCGTCGGCGCCGCGCCTGCCGGCTGGCAGGGCGTGGAGCGCGAGGACTTCGCCGGCCGCCTTGCCACGCCGGCGCTGATCGATTGCCACACCCACCTCGTCTTCGGCGGCAACCGCGCGCGCGAATTCGAGATGCGGCTGGAAGGCGCGAGCTACGAGGAGATCGCACGCGCCGGCGGCGGCATCGTCTCGAGCGTCACGCAGACGCGCGCATTGAGCGAGGACGAGCTGGTCGCCCAGGCGCTGCCGCGCCTCGACGCACTGCTGGCCGAGGGCGTCGCCACGGTCGAGATCAAGTCGGGTTACGGGCTGACCATAGCCGACGAACTGAAGATGCTGCGCGCCGCACGCCGGCTCGGCGGCCTGCGGCCCGTGCGCGTCGTCACCTCCTGGCTCGCCGCGCATGCCGTGCCCGCCGAATACAAGGGCCGCGCTGAGGCCTATCTCGACGAGGTCGCGCTGCCGGGGCTCGAAGCCGCCCAAGCCGAAGGCATCGTCGACGCCGTCGACGGCTTCTGCGAGGGCATCGCCTTCTCGCCGGCCCAGATCGCCCGCGTCTTCGACAGGGCGCGCGCGCTCGGCCTGCCGGTGAAGCTGCACGCGGAGCAATTGTCCAATCTCGGTGGGGCCCGGCTCGCCGCCTCCTATGGCGCGCTGTCGGCCGACCATCTGGAGCATCTCGACGCCGCGGGCGTCGCGGCAATGGCCGCGGCCGGCACCGTCGCGGTGCTTCTGCCCGGCGCCTACTATTTCCTGCGCGAGACGCAGGCGCCGCCGGTGAAGCTGCTGCGCGAGGCGGGCGTGCCGATCGCGCTCGCCACCGATTGCAACCCCGGCACCTCGCCGCTCACCTCCGTTCTCACCACGATGAACATGGGCTGTACCCTGTTCCGGCTGACGCCGCAGGAGGCGCTGGCCGGCTTCACCCGCAACGCCGCCCGCGCGCTCGGCCTATCCGGCGACATCGGCACGCTGGAGCCTGGCAAGCGCGCCGAGATCGCCATCTGGAACGCCGCCGAACCGGCAGAGCTCACTTACAGGATCGGGTTCAACCCGCTGTTCCGGAAGATTGCGTGA
- a CDS encoding cytochrome c family protein codes for MPRLVASTLAALAFILSAGGANAQDTEAGKKIFARCAVCHGIGDAKKPIGPTLNGVIGRTAGTEPEFAAKASGYSKVMKEAGEHGLVWDEANLDEYLAEPRKKLPGNKMAFAGLKEEKDRLDVIAYIKTFGE; via the coding sequence ATGCCTCGCCTCGTTGCCTCCACCCTTGCCGCGCTTGCTTTCATCCTGTCTGCCGGCGGGGCGAACGCCCAGGATACCGAGGCGGGCAAGAAGATCTTTGCCCGCTGCGCCGTCTGCCACGGCATTGGCGATGCGAAGAAGCCGATCGGCCCGACCCTCAACGGCGTGATCGGCCGCACCGCGGGAACCGAGCCGGAATTTGCCGCCAAGGCGTCCGGCTACTCGAAGGTGATGAAGGAAGCCGGAGAGCACGGCCTGGTCTGGGACGAGGCCAATCTCGACGAGTATCTGGCGGAGCCGCGCAAGAAGCTGCCCGGCAACAAGATGGCGTTTGCCGGTCTCAAGGAGGAAAAGGACCGGCTCGACGTCATCGCCTACATCAAGACGTTCGGCGAGTGA
- a CDS encoding GntR family transcriptional regulator, with the protein MATFRAIKEEMERRIAAREWEPGATIPAEEELAREFGSARATVNRALQELARAGVVERKRKAGTRVSLHPVREARFVIPLVRQEIEAEGAEYRYALLSRGMERAPDLVRARLGVEGELLHLRCLHLADGAPFQFEDRWINPAAVPGALEESFAGISPNEWLVRNSPFSQADFSFRAARASRSEAEILGLPEGEAVFVAERATFIGKAPVTLVRLVHPPGYVLRTSL; encoded by the coding sequence ATGGCCACCTTCCGGGCGATCAAGGAAGAGATGGAACGCCGCATCGCCGCGCGCGAATGGGAGCCAGGCGCGACCATTCCCGCCGAGGAGGAGCTGGCGCGCGAATTCGGCTCGGCGCGTGCGACCGTCAACCGCGCGCTGCAGGAACTCGCCCGCGCCGGCGTGGTCGAGCGCAAGCGCAAGGCCGGCACGCGCGTCTCGCTGCACCCGGTGCGCGAGGCGCGCTTCGTCATCCCGCTGGTGCGGCAGGAGATCGAGGCGGAGGGCGCGGAATACCGCTATGCGCTCTTGTCGCGCGGGATGGAGCGCGCGCCGGATCTCGTCCGCGCCCGCCTCGGCGTCGAGGGCGAGCTCCTCCACCTGCGCTGCCTGCATCTCGCCGACGGCGCGCCGTTCCAGTTCGAGGACCGCTGGATCAATCCGGCGGCGGTGCCCGGCGCCCTGGAGGAGAGCTTCGCCGGAATCAGCCCGAACGAATGGCTCGTCCGCAATTCGCCCTTTTCGCAGGCCGACTTCTCCTTCCGCGCCGCCCGCGCTTCGCGCTCCGAGGCCGAAATCCTCGGCCTGCCGGAAGGCGAGGCCGTGTTCGTCGCCGAGCGCGCGACCTTCATCGGCAAGGCGCCGGTCACCCTCGTCCGCCTAGTCCATCCGCCCGGCTACGTCCTGCGCACCTCGCTTTGA
- a CDS encoding caspase domain-containing protein → MCLALLGAAVALVARPALAQEPKSLNGVALVIGQSAYENIAPLPNPANDAREMVKLLTDLGFDARGVTDRDASRLRRDIERFVEDAAEADVALLYYSGHGIEAAGDNWLVPVDAGPAALESAEESFISLASIVEELKKSVPVTIVLLDACRTNPFPPDATLKRTPTGSAEPVSAGGLGAVRGVTGFKAQTPANDNLGMVIGFAAEPGQPALDGEPGANSPYAAALIRHLAAMKGLEFGQVMRMVTEEVYLATGAKQRPWMNESLRRLLYFGLAPEEPEGIDATITGERRQLLLTMADLPDFERVQVEQVALREGVKLDSLYGVLRALGEEQTPGNPEELGKLLDAQAGRLKSMLSERAALHTDDPELLALANAADRAIGEGAIVAARRFLDDAVAKVEAGSAAVDALEDQVKEKRLADAAIYAKRADASALVFDFRAAAADYAKAFDLVEKWDDRLAWNYKNLEAEALRGQGAATGDRAALDGALTAYQAARHAAQRREGPGLGDYPQQHGGGAEHDRRA, encoded by the coding sequence TTGTGCCTCGCTCTGCTTGGCGCAGCGGTGGCGCTTGTCGCGCGGCCGGCGCTGGCGCAGGAGCCGAAGAGCCTGAACGGCGTGGCGCTGGTCATCGGGCAGTCGGCCTACGAGAACATCGCGCCTCTGCCCAACCCGGCCAACGATGCGCGCGAGATGGTGAAGCTGCTGACCGATCTCGGCTTCGATGCGCGCGGCGTCACGGACCGGGACGCCAGCCGGCTGCGGCGCGACATCGAGCGCTTCGTCGAGGACGCCGCGGAGGCGGACGTGGCGCTGCTCTATTATTCGGGACACGGCATCGAGGCCGCCGGCGACAACTGGCTGGTCCCGGTCGACGCCGGCCCGGCGGCGCTGGAGTCGGCGGAGGAGTCCTTCATCTCGCTGGCCTCGATCGTCGAGGAGCTGAAGAAGTCCGTGCCGGTGACGATCGTCCTGCTCGACGCCTGCCGCACCAACCCGTTCCCGCCGGACGCGACGCTGAAGCGCACGCCGACCGGCTCGGCCGAACCCGTCTCCGCCGGAGGTCTCGGCGCGGTGCGCGGTGTCACCGGCTTCAAGGCGCAGACGCCTGCCAACGACAATCTCGGCATGGTGATCGGCTTCGCGGCCGAACCCGGCCAGCCGGCGCTCGACGGCGAGCCGGGCGCCAACAGCCCCTATGCGGCCGCGCTGATCCGCCATCTCGCGGCGATGAAGGGGCTGGAGTTCGGCCAGGTCATGCGCATGGTGACGGAGGAGGTCTATCTCGCCACCGGCGCGAAGCAGCGGCCGTGGATGAACGAGAGCCTCAGGCGCCTGCTCTATTTCGGCCTCGCGCCGGAGGAACCCGAGGGCATCGACGCCACGATCACCGGCGAGCGGCGGCAACTGCTGCTCACCATGGCCGACCTGCCCGACTTCGAGCGCGTCCAGGTCGAGCAGGTCGCGCTGCGCGAGGGCGTCAAGCTCGATTCGCTCTACGGCGTGCTGCGCGCGCTGGGCGAGGAGCAGACGCCCGGCAATCCGGAGGAACTGGGCAAGCTGCTCGACGCTCAGGCCGGCCGGCTGAAGTCGATGCTGTCGGAGCGCGCGGCGCTGCATACCGACGATCCCGAACTGCTGGCGCTCGCCAACGCGGCCGACCGCGCCATCGGCGAGGGCGCGATCGTCGCGGCACGGCGCTTTCTCGACGACGCGGTGGCGAAGGTAGAGGCGGGGAGCGCCGCGGTCGACGCGCTGGAAGACCAGGTGAAGGAAAAGCGCCTCGCCGACGCCGCGATCTACGCCAAGCGCGCCGACGCATCGGCTCTCGTCTTCGATTTCCGCGCTGCGGCGGCCGATTATGCCAAAGCCTTCGACCTCGTCGAGAAATGGGACGACCGGCTGGCCTGGAATTACAAGAACCTTGAGGCGGAGGCACTGCGCGGCCAAGGTGCTGCCACCGGCGACCGCGCGGCTCTCGACGGCGCGCTGACCGCCTACCAGGCGGCTCGACATGCTGCCCAACGGCGAGAAGGGCCGGGACTGGGCGATTACCCGCAACAACATGGCGGTGGTGCTGAACACGATCGGCGAGCGTGA
- a CDS encoding tetratricopeptide repeat protein has product MLPNGEKGRDWAITRNNMAVVLNTIGEREEGTETLKRALDTFREAMEIFKAEGDDTNWAAAQNNIGNILLAMGGRSGDLAMTRDAVAAYRAALEKRSRDKVPLDWASSHNNIGIALFQLSQPTGDVAGLVEAEASYRAALEVLTRDSAPVDWALVQNNLGNTLNALSLARNDPEPAKQAAEAFKAAMTVRTKETWPLQWASSQLNLGNSYTALGRHELGTASIEEARGAYENALTIFDRQKTPLDWASVQNNLGSSWQTIGQRTQDLSALQKSLDAFQAARRVYKRKDFPSDWAMTENNAGNTLRLMAVVSGDPKYYREAIEAYDLALREYTRERAPMQWALATSSMGDAMQFLAATEEKTDNLHAAVAARRAALEVLTAENAPVDWANAQNGLGMSLLNLATREQNAAFLLEAKAAFEATTKVFTRETQPVQWAFALNNIGDVHWSLAAQGGGAADYRQALAMFEQAKEGFAAAGYAPLIQLVDQKIDLVKQNLAK; this is encoded by the coding sequence ATGCTGCCCAACGGCGAGAAGGGCCGGGACTGGGCGATTACCCGCAACAACATGGCGGTGGTGCTGAACACGATCGGCGAGCGTGAGGAAGGCACCGAGACGCTCAAACGCGCGCTCGACACGTTCCGCGAAGCGATGGAGATCTTCAAGGCCGAGGGCGACGACACCAACTGGGCCGCCGCGCAGAACAATATCGGCAACATCCTGCTCGCCATGGGCGGGCGATCTGGCGACCTGGCCATGACGCGCGATGCCGTCGCCGCCTATCGCGCAGCGCTGGAGAAGCGTTCGCGCGACAAGGTTCCGCTGGACTGGGCGTCGTCGCATAACAATATCGGCATCGCGCTGTTCCAGCTCTCGCAGCCCACTGGCGACGTGGCGGGGCTGGTCGAGGCGGAGGCGTCCTATCGCGCCGCGCTGGAGGTGCTGACGCGCGATTCCGCACCTGTCGACTGGGCGCTGGTGCAGAACAATCTCGGCAATACGCTGAACGCGCTCTCGCTCGCGCGCAACGATCCGGAGCCGGCGAAACAGGCGGCCGAGGCCTTCAAGGCGGCCATGACCGTGCGCACCAAGGAGACCTGGCCGCTGCAGTGGGCCAGCAGCCAGCTCAATCTCGGCAATTCCTACACCGCGCTCGGCCGCCACGAGCTCGGCACGGCGAGTATCGAGGAAGCGCGCGGGGCCTACGAGAACGCGCTGACCATCTTCGACCGCCAGAAGACGCCGCTCGACTGGGCGTCGGTGCAGAACAATCTCGGCTCCTCGTGGCAGACCATCGGCCAGCGCACCCAGGACCTGTCCGCACTGCAGAAATCGCTGGACGCCTTCCAGGCGGCGCGGCGCGTCTACAAACGCAAGGATTTTCCGTCAGACTGGGCGATGACTGAGAACAATGCCGGCAACACGCTGCGGCTGATGGCGGTGGTGTCGGGCGACCCAAAATATTACCGCGAGGCGATCGAGGCCTATGACCTGGCGCTGCGCGAATACACCCGCGAGCGCGCGCCGATGCAGTGGGCGCTGGCGACGTCGAGCATGGGCGACGCGATGCAGTTCCTCGCCGCGACGGAAGAGAAGACCGACAATCTCCACGCTGCCGTGGCCGCGCGCCGCGCGGCGCTGGAGGTCCTGACCGCGGAGAATGCGCCGGTGGACTGGGCCAATGCGCAGAACGGCCTCGGCATGTCGCTGCTCAACCTCGCCACGCGCGAACAGAATGCGGCCTTCCTGCTCGAGGCCAAGGCCGCGTTCGAGGCGACGACCAAGGTCTTCACCCGCGAGACGCAGCCGGTGCAGTGGGCCTTCGCGCTCAACAATATCGGCGACGTGCACTGGTCGCTCGCCGCCCAGGGCGGCGGCGCGGCCGACTACCGCCAGGCGCTCGCCATGTTCGAGCAGGCGAAGGAAGGCTTCGCGGCGGCAGGCTACGCGCCGCTGATCCAGCTCGTCGACCAGAAGATCGACCTGGTGAAGCAGAACCTGGCGAAGTGA
- the cysK gene encoding cysteine synthase A — MNKHASATHVPGRGRVYNSITETIGDTPIVRLDKFAKEKGIVANLLAKLEFFNPIASVKDRIGVAMIETMEADGRIVPGKTTLVEPTSGNTGIALAFAAAAKGYRLILTMPETMSMERRKMLALLGAELVLTEGAKGMKGAIAKAEELVQTIPGAIIPQQFENPANPEIHRKTTAEEIWNDTQGGVDILVAGIGTGGTITGVGQVLKARKPGVRVVAVEPEASPVLSGGQPGPHKIQGIGAGFAPKILDTTVYDEVVTVSNEDSFANARLVARLEGVPVGISSGAALQAATIVGRRPENAGKNIVVIIPSFAERYLSTVLFDGLG, encoded by the coding sequence GACACGCCGATCGTGCGGCTCGACAAGTTCGCCAAGGAGAAGGGGATCGTCGCCAACCTGTTGGCGAAGCTCGAATTCTTCAACCCGATCGCCAGCGTCAAGGACCGTATCGGCGTGGCGATGATCGAGACTATGGAGGCCGACGGCCGCATCGTCCCCGGCAAGACGACGCTGGTCGAGCCGACCTCGGGCAATACCGGCATCGCGCTCGCCTTCGCCGCGGCCGCCAAGGGCTACCGGCTGATCCTGACCATGCCCGAGACGATGTCGATGGAGCGCCGCAAGATGCTTGCGCTGCTCGGCGCCGAGCTCGTGCTCACCGAAGGCGCCAAGGGCATGAAGGGCGCCATCGCCAAGGCCGAGGAGCTCGTGCAGACCATCCCCGGCGCGATCATCCCGCAGCAGTTCGAGAATCCGGCCAATCCGGAGATCCATCGCAAGACGACGGCCGAGGAGATCTGGAACGACACGCAGGGCGGCGTCGACATCCTGGTCGCCGGCATCGGCACCGGCGGAACCATCACCGGCGTCGGCCAGGTGCTCAAGGCGCGCAAGCCCGGCGTCCGCGTCGTCGCCGTCGAGCCGGAAGCCTCGCCCGTGCTCTCGGGCGGCCAGCCCGGCCCGCACAAGATCCAGGGCATTGGCGCCGGCTTCGCGCCGAAGATCCTCGACACCACGGTCTATGACGAGGTCGTCACCGTCTCCAACGAGGATTCCTTCGCCAATGCCCGCCTCGTCGCCCGGCTGGAAGGCGTGCCGGTGGGCATCTCCTCGGGCGCCGCGCTGCAGGCGGCAACCATAGTCGGCCGCCGGCCGGAAAATGCCGGCAAGAACATCGTCGTCATCATCCCCTCCTTCGCCGAGCGGTATCTGTCGACGGTCCTGTTCGACGGGCTCGGCTGA
- a CDS encoding formimidoylglutamate deiminase gives MQTIFARRALLARGWGHDVAVSVDGSGRIADVVEAASRPSGASSVDVLLPALSNLHSHTFQRAMAGLTETRGPSQHDSFWTWREVMYRFLDVLTPDEIEAIAAFAFMEMQEAGFSAVAEFHYLHNRPGGAGYDNPAELSQRIAAAAAETGIGLTLLPVHYAQGGVDGRPLAGGQMRFRNDLASFEALAARMPQIAAGLPADAGWGVAPHSLRAVSRDDLRHLAAIAPDRPLHMHIAEQEKELEETRAVFGVRPVEWLLFEHDVSARWCLVHCTHMTPAETEGLARSGAVAGLCPVTEANLGDGIFDGRRYLSAGGFFGVGSDSNIRISASEELRQLEYSQRLRDRLRVVLADPGQSAGDVLYRGALAGGARALGRDTGAIETGRWADLVALDLDAAGYAPLGEQAALDAWVFSAGNAAVSDLWSAGRHRVRGGRHVAREAIASRYRACLASILERF, from the coding sequence ATGCAGACGATTTTCGCGCGGCGGGCATTGCTGGCAAGGGGCTGGGGTCACGACGTGGCGGTCTCGGTCGACGGGAGCGGACGGATCGCCGATGTCGTCGAAGCTGCTTCGAGGCCGTCCGGTGCGTCGAGCGTCGACGTCCTGCTGCCGGCGCTGTCCAACCTGCACAGCCACACCTTCCAGCGCGCCATGGCGGGACTGACCGAGACGCGCGGGCCGTCGCAGCACGATTCCTTCTGGACCTGGCGCGAGGTGATGTACCGCTTCCTCGACGTGCTGACGCCCGACGAGATCGAGGCGATCGCCGCCTTCGCCTTCATGGAGATGCAGGAGGCGGGCTTCTCGGCCGTGGCCGAGTTCCACTACCTGCACAATCGTCCGGGCGGGGCGGGCTACGACAACCCGGCGGAACTGTCGCAGCGCATCGCGGCGGCCGCGGCGGAGACCGGTATCGGCCTGACGCTGCTGCCGGTGCACTACGCGCAGGGCGGCGTCGACGGCCGGCCGCTTGCCGGCGGACAAATGCGCTTCCGCAACGACCTCGCCTCCTTCGAGGCGCTCGCAGCCCGGATGCCGCAGATCGCGGCCGGCCTGCCTGCCGACGCGGGTTGGGGCGTCGCGCCGCATTCGCTGCGCGCGGTCTCGCGCGACGATCTGCGCCATCTTGCGGCGATTGCGCCCGACCGCCCGCTGCATATGCACATCGCCGAGCAGGAGAAGGAGCTGGAGGAGACCCGCGCGGTCTTCGGTGTCCGGCCGGTCGAGTGGCTTCTGTTCGAGCACGACGTTTCCGCGCGCTGGTGCCTGGTCCATTGCACCCATATGACGCCGGCGGAGACCGAGGGCCTGGCGCGCAGCGGCGCCGTCGCAGGCCTGTGCCCGGTCACCGAGGCCAATCTCGGCGACGGAATTTTCGATGGCCGGCGCTATCTCTCCGCCGGGGGCTTCTTCGGCGTCGGCTCCGATTCCAACATCCGCATCTCGGCGTCCGAGGAACTGCGCCAGCTCGAGTATTCGCAGCGCCTGCGCGACCGGCTGCGCGTGGTGCTGGCCGATCCCGGCCAGTCGGCGGGCGATGTGCTCTACCGCGGCGCACTTGCCGGCGGCGCAAGGGCGCTCGGCCGCGACACGGGCGCGATCGAAACAGGCCGCTGGGCGGACCTCGTCGCACTCGATCTCGACGCGGCAGGCTATGCGCCTCTTGGCGAGCAGGCCGCGCTCGATGCATGGGTCTTCTCGGCCGGCAATGCCGCCGTGTCAGACCTCTGGTCGGCGGGGCGGCACAGGGTCAGGGGCGGCCGGCACGTCGCGCGCGAGGCGATCGCCTCGCGCTACCGGGCCTGCCTGGCATCGATACTGGAGCGTTTCTGA